In the genome of Acidovorax sp. 69, the window GCCGACAAGGCTCGGCGCCTGGGGCTGGTGCACGGCGATGTGGTGGTGTGGGGCGGGCCAGCGCGGCTGCGGTTTCACGGGGTGCTGCCGTTGCCCGAGGGCGTGCACCCGCTGACGGGCGCGCACCGCATCAACCTCACGTTTCGCAAGGCGGGTTGAGGGCGGTGATCGGCCAGCAATCCGGCCAATGATCCGCTTGCAATGGGGTGGCGCGCAGCCCGCCTCAGCGTGTGGGGTAGCCCGTCCAGCCACCGATGGATGAGAGCATGCGATCGGCTTCTGCGCGCCCTTGCAGGTCTTGGGCGATGGTGATTTTTTTGCCGCTGCGCAGTGCGGCCTCGATGCGGAAATACACCTGGCGCTGGCCATTGGTTTCCACCGTGTAGCTCTCCACCACGTGAAGGCGGGCAATGTCGTGTGCGGGCACCTGGTGCCACTGCAGCATCAGGCCCAGCAGGCGCCGCTCGGTAAGCAGGCCGTCGTGGTCCAGCTGCACCCGCAGGCTGTTGGCCAGCGCATAAAAGCTGCTGATCAGCACTGCCCCGCCGATGCCTCCAAAAAGCAGGCGAAACAGCCAGGGCGCCACATCCACCCGGGCTTCCTGTTCCCAAGGCACCAGCAGGCCCACTGCCAAAAACACGCACCCGACCAACCCCAGGGCCAGCTTGAGGCCCCACCACCGCCCCGCCGGAAAATACATCTGCACTCCCCCCGGAATGCGCTCCACCTTGCCGGGGGTGCCCGCTGCCACAGCGCGTTGCGGCGACGTTTGGCGCCCTGCCTGCGACGGTGTGCGCACCAGGTGCACCAGCATGCCCAGGCCAACGCCACCAAACACCACCACAAACACCATCTTGAGGGCCAGCAAGCCGGGCCGCAGGCTGCGGTCGATCACGGCCTCAGCGGGGTTGGTGGCACTCACCCAGATGGGCACCGGCTGTGCGCTTTGCAGCGCATGCTCCAGCCGCTCGCCCAGCGCTTCCTGAAAATCCCCCACGTTGTCCCCACCACTGCCGATGGCCACGCGGTCGCCCTCGTACTCGCGGCCCGCCACCTGATACCGGTAGCGCGCCGTGACGTGGTACGTGGTGGACTTGCTGCTGCGGCTGGCGTTGAGCTGCGCAGACACCAGGGTGGCCTGCGCCGGTTGCCAGAACTGCATGCGCGACCAGTCGTACAAGGTGGGCAACACGCCCAGCAGCAGCATGCCCACGCCCACGGCGGCAAAGGGCAGTGCAAACAGGGCGAGCAGCCAGCGCCCACCGCGCTTTTGGCCCGGCTTGGCGGCGCTGCGTGTGCCACGGTCTGCACGGTTGGAAAGGCGTTGGGGCATTGTTGAGGTGGTGTTGAGCCCGAGACTGCGAGATTGCGGCACTGTGCCGGTGGCGCGCCGTTGGTGTGCCGTTAGGCTGCCGTTAATGTGCTGGTAGGGTGCCGTTAGTGCGGGCAAATAAGCTCTGCGATTTTGCTGCGCGCCCGGTGGCTGCGCAATGCCACGGCAGAGACAGCGGCACGCTCGCAAGTGGTTTTGCAGGTCTTTCAGGCCGCTAGCGCTTGATTGGCAAGCACTGGCAGCTATACAAAATATAGCAAAACAACACGCCGGTTATTTTGTGCGGGCCCGGTGTCCGTCCGCCCCCCGTCTTTGCCAGAATATTGCCATGGCCCTACCCCACACCGCTGAGCACCCCGCCCGCTACTGGCTCATGAAGTCGGAGCCTGACGAATGCTCCATCGACGACGCCCTGCACGCGCCCGAGGCCACGGTGCCCTGGACTGGCGTGCGCAACTACCAGGCGCGCAACTTCATGCGCGATGCGATGCAGGTGGGTGACGGCGTGCTGTTCTATCACTCCAGTTGCCCCGAGCCCGGCATTGCAGGCCTGGCCCGCGTGGCCAGCGGTACACGCACCGACCCCACGCAGTTCGACGCCGCCTCGCCCTACCACGACCCGAAATCACCCACCGATACCCCGCGCTGGTTGTTGCTGGAGGTGCAGGCCTTGCGCAAAACACGCCTGATCAGCCTGGCCGAGTTGCGGGCACACCCGGCGTTGGCCGACATGCGGGTGCTGCAAAAGGGCAGCCGCCTGTCCATCACGCCGGTAGAGCCCGGTGAGTGGGCGTACATCACCGGGGTGCTGATGGCGGGCGCCTGACCACCTACCCCCGGCCAATGCCCATCCACGGGTGCCGCACCGCCGGCCTCACTGGCTGCGCTCTGCCGACACATGCCCCTTGTTGGCATACATCGCCTGGTCGGCCACGCGCAGCAGCTCGAATGCGGTAGCGCCGTCTTGCGGGTAGATCGCTGTGCCCACGGCGGCAGACACGCTCACCACGCGGCCAGCGCCCAGGTCGATGGGTTGTTCGATGGCCTTGCGCACGCGCTCCAGGGCTGTGGTGATTTCAGCGCGGTCGTTGACCGCGGTGAGCAACAGCACAAACTCGTCACCACCGATGCGGGCTGCAGTGTCGTTGCCGCGCACCTGCTCCAGCAGGCGGCGGCCAATGACCCGCAGCACCTGGTCGCCCATGTCGTGGCCATACTGGTCGTTGATGGGCTTGAAGCCATTGAGATCCATGTAGCACACCGCTGCCAGGGAGTGGGTGCGGTCGCACAGCGCAAACGCCTGGGTCAGGCGGTCGGCCAGCAGCAAGCGGTTGGGCAGGTGCGTGAGGCCGTCGTGAAAGGCGATGTGCTCCATTTGCTCCTGGTACTGCTTCATGGCCGTGATGTCCTGCATGAGCCACAGGGATTCGCCATCGGCACTCAGCGCCACGCCATTGACATCGATCCACACCGTTTCGCCCGTCGCTTTGCGCATCCGGCGCTGCTGCCGGTAGTGTCGGCCCGAGGCCAGGATGGCATAGGCATCACGCCCAAACGCCAGGTAGTCCTCGCGGTCCATATACATCTCTTCGGTCAACCGGCCCTGCAGCATGCCCGGCGCATAGCCAAAAATGCGCTCCAACGCCTGATTGCGCCACACGATGACGCGGTCCTTGATCTTGGCGATGCCGATCAGGTCGTTGTCCAGCATGGCCTGCTGCTCCCGGTTCAGCGTGTGCAACGCTTGCCGGGCCGCGTGCAGCTCGGTCACGTCGTACATGATGGAGCGG includes:
- a CDS encoding DUF3592 domain-containing protein; its protein translation is MPQRLSNRADRGTRSAAKPGQKRGGRWLLALFALPFAAVGVGMLLLGVLPTLYDWSRMQFWQPAQATLVSAQLNASRSSKSTTYHVTARYRYQVAGREYEGDRVAIGSGGDNVGDFQEALGERLEHALQSAQPVPIWVSATNPAEAVIDRSLRPGLLALKMVFVVVFGGVGLGMLVHLVRTPSQAGRQTSPQRAVAAGTPGKVERIPGGVQMYFPAGRWWGLKLALGLVGCVFLAVGLLVPWEQEARVDVAPWLFRLLFGGIGGAVLISSFYALANSLRVQLDHDGLLTERRLLGLMLQWHQVPAHDIARLHVVESYTVETNGQRQVYFRIEAALRSGKKITIAQDLQGRAEADRMLSSIGGWTGYPTR
- a CDS encoding EVE domain-containing protein; translation: MALPHTAEHPARYWLMKSEPDECSIDDALHAPEATVPWTGVRNYQARNFMRDAMQVGDGVLFYHSSCPEPGIAGLARVASGTRTDPTQFDAASPYHDPKSPTDTPRWLLLEVQALRKTRLISLAELRAHPALADMRVLQKGSRLSITPVEPGEWAYITGVLMAGA